Genomic DNA from Paenibacillus sp. KS-LC4:
ATGCAAATTACCGGATTGGTTAGCGTGATTCAGAAGGATACAATTAACGCAGTCCAAGCCGTGACAATGAATAAACAAGAGGTATCGCAGGGCATCTCCGTTGTGACAAATGCTGGAGAAGCGTTCGAGCAAATTTTAGAGGCTGTTAACAAGGTAGCTGGCGAAATTCAAGAGGTTTCGGCTAGCGCGGAGCAAATGGCAGCAAGCACGGATGAGGTTGTCGGCTTCGTGAAGCAGATCTCCCACATTGCGGAGGAAGCTTCGGGCGGCGCGCATAATGTGTCAGCAGCGACACAGGAGCAGCTTGCTTCGATGGAGGAAATAGCTTCCTCGGCAGCATCGTTGTCCAGCATGGCAGAGGAGCTTCAGGATAAGATCAGCAGATTCAAAGTTTAAGCAAGTAACGCTCCTAAGCGTTATTTGAAATAATAGCAAAGAGACAGCACCCGTTCATATAAGGGTGCTGTCTCTTTGCTATTTGCGAACGTATTCCTGCGGCGTGACGCCGATAACGGCTTTAAAATCCTTAATAAAATGCGACTGGTCGTGGTAGCCAAGCTCAAGCGACAGCTGCGTCCAGTCGTGGCTGGGATTGCGATCCAGCATTTCAGCGGCATTTTGCAGCCGATACAGCTGAATGACCCATTTAGGCGAAACGCCGACATATTGGTCGAATAGACGCTGCAGCGATCTTTTGTTGATATGAAAAACCGTACACAGTTGGTCAACCTTCGTAGCGTCGCGCTGTGCTATAATCCAATCGACCATTTGATTAATGAGCGTGACCGATTCATCCTGCACGGGCAGCTTCGGTTTAATGATACGCTCGGCGAGTTCGACCATTGCTGCTCCCCCTTCCTGTGACAGCAGCAGTTCCTCCATGGCTGCACCATCGACATCGAAGATTTCACGAATGTCCAGCGGGCTGCCAGCTAGAGAGGACACCGGCTGCTGTATAAAAGGGTAGAAGCCGCCAGGGCGAAATTTTGCCCCGAAGACGCAGCCTTTGCCTTTTACAAGATAACTATACTTCTGCTTGGCTGCGCCGAAAATACCGCTTCTTCCCTGCTGAATAATAAGGTTCACGCAAGGGTTAGGCACAACCTCCTGCAAATACTGCTTTTGCTCAGACAAGTCCCAGCTGACGATCCAGAAATGCTTGACGAAAAAGGCGATATCCTCGGAAGGCGCGTAACGCGTAAGCTGAAAATTTTTCTCCCCTTCCTGCAAATGCAGGAGGCCCATGCTTGGTCGATGCCCGTGTGTGCTCATCATCCATTCCTCCGCCGTTCATTGTCATTGTCGCGTTTTTACAATACATGCTCCTGCTTGAACATTATAATAATTTTAACACAGCCAAGCATACTAGCGAGATAAGGGGAATCGGCTTTTGCCATCCTTTAAAGAAGGAGTGTAGGTATGGATCTGAGATATGATTTTTATGTTAATGCCGAGCCGGAGGCTGTATGGAATGCGTTCATGAAGCCGGAAAACACGCGCAAAATCTTTTTTGGCAGCACGCTGCATTCGACGTTTGAGCCTGGCGCCCGTTATGAATACAGGGGGCCGAATGAAAAGGGCGAAGAGGTTGTCCATGTATACGGAACGGTGCTGGAATATAAGCCGAATGAGCTATTCAGCTGTACGGAGCATCCGGGGCCCTCTTATCGTGACAATCATGCGGAGCTGGAGACGCGTCTTACCCTGTCGCTCGAGAAGGTCGGCGGCTGCACGAGGCTGACGCTGGTGAATGATAAGTGGCCAGCCGACCACCCGTCGTATGAAAATACGAAGGCGAGCTGGTGGATGATTCTCAGCAATATTAAGACGCTGGCGGAGACGGGCAAGACGCTTGATTTTGGCTGGTAGGCGCACAAGCGCAACGGGATAGAGAACTAGAGTAGTGGGAGAACCAGAGCCGTAGGCGGCTTTGGTTCTTTATGTTTTCATTAGTCCGCTGCTGGCTCGCTTCCGAGCGGCTGCTGCCTTTTCTGCTGCTTATGCAAAAGCGGCCTGACCACATACCAGAAATAGAGGGCGCTAATAAGCATAACGATAGCGGTAATAAGAAAAGGGAGCTGGATATTGTTGTGCTCCAGCATTAATCCTGTCGCATAGGCAGCCGCCGCTCCGCCTATACTGCGAAACAGAGAGCGCAGACCAGCAAAGCTGTTGCGGTCCTCGTCCGGGAGCGACGACATTGTGTTGCTGTCAATCAGCGTATTAAGGAAGGCGAACAGCCCGCCTCGCAGCAGCAGAGCGCCAGCAAACAGGCTAACGGAGCTCGTTGCGGACAGCACCGCTGCACTTATAATAGTAAGTGCGAACAGCAGCATATACGTTTTCACCTCGCCGAGCCTCGACAAGATAGAGGGCACGAGCAAGGTGCCGATGAATAAGAAGGAATAATGGGCTGCGAGCAGCGACGATACCGCTTCATTTTCCCAATTGAGCTGGTACTTTACGATCACGTTCAGGAAGGGCATGGTTAAAGCGCCAGCGATGCCGGTTATGAAAATAAACCCGGACAGCAGCCAAACCTGCTTCGTTGGCCATATTGGAGCGAATAAGCGAATGAATTTACGCGAAGCGGATTTTCCCGCCACTGTCACTGCCGCCTGATTCACGCGACCGGCTCCCGTTTTCCTAGCCTTCGTTGCCGCTGTCGGCCGAACCTCTACGGGGTGGTGCGCCTCCTGCGTTTGCTGCTTCACCGCAGCGTGGAGGTCAGAAGGCAGCTTCCAGCCGCGAATGATCGCAAGCAGCAGCATGAATATTGCCGCCAGCCACAGCTGCGGCTTAAAGCTGTCTTCAGGCGTGCCGAGCCAGCGGGGCATATACCCGCCAAGCAGCGTACCGCCAATGTTAAAGAACATAAATACAGCAAAAAACAGGCTGTAAGCCTGCGTTTCCGATTCCCGTGACCGATTATATTGAAACAACAGCTGGGTTTCTGTTGCGACAATGAACACGATGCCGCAGGACAGCATAACCTGAGCGCAATAATATAGAAGCAAGTGATCGCTCACTGCAAACAGCGCAAAGCTGCCGGACATTAAGCTGATGCCAATGACCATAATGCGTTTTCGCCCCAGACGCCCTGCAAGCATGCTGGCAGGAATGCCGACGGCTCCCCCCATTAAGGTGCTTACTGATGTCAGGTGTCCGATTGCTTCTTCATTTACGCCGTTGGACAAAAAATATAAATTCAGCACAAGGCTAGACAGCCCCATCGTCATTCCAAAGCATATTTCGCTAAAAATCAGCCATTTTGCAGCAGGAGCAAGCTGTTTAATGGCCTTGCCATATCCAAACATAACGTTCCCCAATCTGAAGTTGTACCGTATTTTCGTTAAACGATTCTACTGCTTCCCATGTGACATTTTAATATCCATGAAGTATAACATGAGTGGTTAGGAGCGTATAGAAGTATAACCGATGAACGATTATAATATATTTATCCATTCTACTTAAGAAAGTGGTGTGAGCATGAACAGCTCTGTGTACGTAGTCATTATTTTAATCGCCGGACTGATTTTATGGAGGAGAATGCGCAGCTTCTATCGTCCGATTCGCGGCAGCGGCGTCCGATTGCTGCTTCCCGTGCTTTTCATGCTGCCAGGCATAATGCTTTTCTTTAATCCCCGCATTCATGCACCGCTGCTGGAATGGGTTATCGCTGTTGTGATTGGCTTAGCGCTGTCGATACCGCTCATCTGGACGACTAATTATGAGGTGCGCGAGGATCAGCAAATTTATGCGAAAAAGAATAGGGGCTTCATCGTCGCGTTTCTAGCGATTTTGGGCATTCGCCTGCTGCTGCGAAATTACGTTTCAATGCTTGAGCCGGAAACGTTCGCGGCCTTGTTTATGGTGATCGCCTTTTCCTATGTGATTCCGTGGCGCGTCATGTCTTATCTTAAATTCAGAAAGCTCGCCAGAGGACGGCTTGTCGCATAATCTTCTGATGTATACAAGTAATAAGCAAGGCAGTTGGACCTTTAGGAGGTCTGATTGTCTTTTTTCACTTTATTCACAAGGAAGCGCATTGACAGCTTATCTGCTTTTCTCTATTATTAGTGAGAATCATTATTACTGAGCTGAAATGGAGATAACGACAACATGATTAGAACAACCAAGAAAACGCTGCTATCTATTGCAGCTATGATTTTCCTTGTATCAACCGTGCTGATGGCATGTGCGAAGCAGGAAGCGTCTCCAAGCGCTAGCAATGGAACTGCTGACAACGCAGCAGTCGCAGCAGAGAAGGCCATTACGCTATCTTGGCCGCGCGATATTGGAACGATGAATCCTCATACCTATAACCCTTCACAGCTATTTGCCCAATCCATGATTTATGAGCCATTGGTCAGCTATAAGGCAGGAGGCAAGCTTGAGCCGATGCTGGCTGAATCATGGACCATTTCGGAGGATGGCAAGGAATATACGTTCAAGCTTCGTCAAAATGTAAAATTTTCCGACGGTACATCTTTTAATGCAGCAATCGTGAAGAAAAATTTTGATTCCGTTATGAAAAACTCGAATTTGCACAGCTGGCTTGGCGTTATCAACGTTTTGGACAAGACGGAGGCTATTGATGAATACACCTTCAAAATGACGCTAAAGCAAGCGTATTATCCAGCTATTCAGGATCTTGCGGTCGTTCGCCCCGTTCGTTTCTTGGGTGAAGCCGGTTTTCCTGATGATGGAGATACTTCTAAAGGAATTAAGAAGCCTGTTGGAACAGGACCGTGGTTGCTGGCTGAATATAAGAAGGACGAATATGCCGTATTTACGCGCAATCCGAATTACTGGGGCGAAAGTCCAAAAATTGATAAAATCACTGTCAAAATCATTCCTGATCCAGAAACACGCGTATTGGCATTTGAAAAAGGCGAGCTTGATTTGATTTATGGAGAAGGTGTCATCAGCATGGATGCCTTCCAGCAATTGAGAGAATCCGGCAAGTATACTACTCAATTGTCCGAGCCGGTCGCAACAAGAAGCCTGCTGCTGAATACAACCAATGACAAGCTGTCCGATTTGCGGGTGCGTCTGGCGCTTCAATCTGGCTTTAACAAGCAGGCGATGGTTGAAGGAATTACGCTCGGCCTAGAAGAGAAGGCGGATACGATTTTGTCCAAAAACTTCCCTTACACGGATATCGACGTACAGCCTGTCGCATACAATACGGATCAAGCGGCTGCTTATCTGGATGAAGCGGGCTGGAAGCTTCCTGCCGGCAAAGCGGTCCGCGAGAAGGATGGACAGGCATTAGAGCTGGAATTAATTTTTGATAAGACCGATCCGATTCAAAAAGCGATGGCTGAAACGATGCAAGCCGAATGGAGCGCGATTGGCGTTAAGCTGAATATAACGGGCCTTGAGCTCACGACGCAAATAGAGCGCCGGAAAGCGGGCAATTATGACCTTGATTTCTGGAGTAACTATGGAGCGCCTTATGATCCGCATTCCTTCATTAATGTTGTAGCAGAGAAAGGCTGGGGCGTTGCGGAAGCCAATGCCGGCTTGCCAATGAAGCAAGAGCTCGATCAGCAAATTCATGAGGTGCTTTCCTCAACGGATGAGACGAAGCGCCAGCAGCTTTACAGCTCGATTTTGCTGACTTTGCAGGAGCAATCGGCGATTGTGCCCATTTCCTATATTAAGAAAACAGTAGTATTCCAAAACAAGGTGACGGACTTTGCGTTCCCTGCGAACCGAGACGAAAATCCTTTTGAAGGAATAAACATCAGCCAGTAGCAAGCAGCCAGCAGGGAGGCAATCCATGATTAGCTATATCGGGAAGCGATTGCTCGCAATTGTTCCCATTATTCTTTTTGCCATTCTAATAACATTCGTGCTCATTCATGTTTCGCCTGTAGATCCAGCGGAAGCCTATTTAACTGCGGCCCACATTCATCCGACGGAGGAGCTGTTGGCTGAGAAGAGGCATGAATTCGGGCTGGATCAGCCGCTGCTTGTGCAATATTGGCATACGGTCGTCAAGATGGCACAGCTTGATTTTGGACTATCCTTTATGACCAATGAGCCGGTATGGGAGGATGTGGTGTCGAAAATGCCCGCGACGGTGCAGCTCGCCGTCAGCAGCATTTTGTTTGGGATGCTCGTCAGCATCCCGCTCGGCTTTTTATCGGCCATTTATAAAAACAGCGTGATTGATTATTTTAGTAGAGGGCTTTCCTATTTCGGAGCGTCCATCCCGCAGTTTTGGCTCGGTTATTTATTGATGTTCTTTTTCGCTGTTAAGCTGGATTTGCTTCCCGTAGAAGGCAAGGGCTCTTGGGACAATCTCGTGCTCCCGACGCTCACGCTGTCACTTGCTCTTATCGCTATTTATACCCGGCTGCTGCGTGCGAGTGTGCTGGAGCAATTGCAGGAATCGTATGTGATCTATGCGAAGACGCGTGGAATCAAACAGCGGATTATTATGCTCAAGCATGTGCTGAAAATAGCGATTTCGCCCGTCATTACCGGACTTGGCATGAACTTTGGCAAATTGCTGACCGGGACGATTATCGTGGAGCAGGTCTTTTCCTGGCCGGGATTTGGACGTTATTTTGTCGATGCGATTTTCAATCGGGATATTCCGGTCATTCAGTGCTATGTGTTCCTAGCGGCTTGCTTGTTCATTATTTGCAACCTAATCGTTGATTTGATACAGCTTTATATGGATCCTCGAATTTCTCTGAAAGGAAGAACCGACCAGTGATTGCGAGACTACGCACCTTCCTGAGGGGACAGAAAGCGATTGCCATCTGCACAGCCATTTTACTCGTTTTCGCAATGGTGACCCTTTTAGCTCCATGGATTTCGCCACATGATCCTATTAAAGTCAATTTGGCGCTTAAGCTGCAGCCGCCCTCGGCACAATATTGGCTCGGTACCGACCATTTAGGACGCGACACTTTTTCGCGTCTGCTGCATGGCGCCCGGATTTCGCTTGGCCTCGCTTTCCTGATTTTCATTGCCTCTCTTGGGATTGGCTTAGTGATAGGAACCATCGCAGGGTACAGAGGGGGCTGGCTGGATGCTTGGCTCATGCGCTTTTGCGAAGCGGTCATGACGATTCCGAATCTCGTGCTCGTGCTAGGTATGGTCGGCATTTTTGGACCGGGGCTGCTGCAGGTTGTGCTCGCATTAATGCTGGTACAGTGGGTATATTACGCCCGCATGTTCCGCGGAATGGTTATCAGCTTGAAAGAACGCCAGTTTATTACTGCCGCTCGCATTAGCGGCTCCTCCGAGTGGAAGATTATTAGGAGGCATATTATTCCGAACGTGCTGCCGCCGATTTTGGTCATGGGAACGCTCGAAATGGGCTGGGCGATTATGGATATATCTGCCCTATCATTTCTAGGCCTAGGCATTCAGCCGCCGACACCGGAATGGGGAGCAATGATTCATGAAGG
This window encodes:
- a CDS encoding cytochrome c biogenesis protein CcdC gives rise to the protein MNSSVYVVIILIAGLILWRRMRSFYRPIRGSGVRLLLPVLFMLPGIMLFFNPRIHAPLLEWVIAVVIGLALSIPLIWTTNYEVREDQQIYAKKNRGFIVAFLAILGIRLLLRNYVSMLEPETFAALFMVIAFSYVIPWRVMSYLKFRKLARGRLVA
- the nikB gene encoding nickel ABC transporter permease subunit NikB; its protein translation is MISYIGKRLLAIVPIILFAILITFVLIHVSPVDPAEAYLTAAHIHPTEELLAEKRHEFGLDQPLLVQYWHTVVKMAQLDFGLSFMTNEPVWEDVVSKMPATVQLAVSSILFGMLVSIPLGFLSAIYKNSVIDYFSRGLSYFGASIPQFWLGYLLMFFFAVKLDLLPVEGKGSWDNLVLPTLTLSLALIAIYTRLLRASVLEQLQESYVIYAKTRGIKQRIIMLKHVLKIAISPVITGLGMNFGKLLTGTIIVEQVFSWPGFGRYFVDAIFNRDIPVIQCYVFLAACLFIICNLIVDLIQLYMDPRISLKGRTDQ
- the nikC gene encoding nickel ABC transporter permease subunit NikC, with translation MIARLRTFLRGQKAIAICTAILLVFAMVTLLAPWISPHDPIKVNLALKLQPPSAQYWLGTDHLGRDTFSRLLHGARISLGLAFLIFIASLGIGLVIGTIAGYRGGWLDAWLMRFCEAVMTIPNLVLVLGMVGIFGPGLLQVVLALMLVQWVYYARMFRGMVISLKERQFITAARISGSSEWKIIRRHIIPNVLPPILVMGTLEMGWAIMDISALSFLGLGIQPPTPEWGAMIHEGKAFIRSHPELMLYPGLMILFVVITFNVLGEALSERFGVKRRM
- a CDS encoding MFS transporter is translated as MFGYGKAIKQLAPAAKWLIFSEICFGMTMGLSSLVLNLYFLSNGVNEEAIGHLTSVSTLMGGAVGIPASMLAGRLGRKRIMVIGISLMSGSFALFAVSDHLLLYYCAQVMLSCGIVFIVATETQLLFQYNRSRESETQAYSLFFAVFMFFNIGGTLLGGYMPRWLGTPEDSFKPQLWLAAIFMLLLAIIRGWKLPSDLHAAVKQQTQEAHHPVEVRPTAATKARKTGAGRVNQAAVTVAGKSASRKFIRLFAPIWPTKQVWLLSGFIFITGIAGALTMPFLNVIVKYQLNWENEAVSSLLAAHYSFLFIGTLLVPSILSRLGEVKTYMLLFALTIISAAVLSATSSVSLFAGALLLRGGLFAFLNTLIDSNTMSSLPDEDRNSFAGLRSLFRSIGGAAAAYATGLMLEHNNIQLPFLITAIVMLISALYFWYVVRPLLHKQQKRQQPLGSEPAAD
- a CDS encoding SRPBCC domain-containing protein, with product MDLRYDFYVNAEPEAVWNAFMKPENTRKIFFGSTLHSTFEPGARYEYRGPNEKGEEVVHVYGTVLEYKPNELFSCTEHPGPSYRDNHAELETRLTLSLEKVGGCTRLTLVNDKWPADHPSYENTKASWWMILSNIKTLAETGKTLDFGW
- the nikA gene encoding nickel ABC transporter substrate-binding protein yields the protein MIRTTKKTLLSIAAMIFLVSTVLMACAKQEASPSASNGTADNAAVAAEKAITLSWPRDIGTMNPHTYNPSQLFAQSMIYEPLVSYKAGGKLEPMLAESWTISEDGKEYTFKLRQNVKFSDGTSFNAAIVKKNFDSVMKNSNLHSWLGVINVLDKTEAIDEYTFKMTLKQAYYPAIQDLAVVRPVRFLGEAGFPDDGDTSKGIKKPVGTGPWLLAEYKKDEYAVFTRNPNYWGESPKIDKITVKIIPDPETRVLAFEKGELDLIYGEGVISMDAFQQLRESGKYTTQLSEPVATRSLLLNTTNDKLSDLRVRLALQSGFNKQAMVEGITLGLEEKADTILSKNFPYTDIDVQPVAYNTDQAAAYLDEAGWKLPAGKAVREKDGQALELELIFDKTDPIQKAMAETMQAEWSAIGVKLNITGLELTTQIERRKAGNYDLDFWSNYGAPYDPHSFINVVAEKGWGVAEANAGLPMKQELDQQIHEVLSSTDETKRQQLYSSILLTLQEQSAIVPISYIKKTVVFQNKVTDFAFPANRDENPFEGINISQ
- a CDS encoding helix-turn-helix domain-containing protein, giving the protein MMSTHGHRPSMGLLHLQEGEKNFQLTRYAPSEDIAFFVKHFWIVSWDLSEQKQYLQEVVPNPCVNLIIQQGRSGIFGAAKQKYSYLVKGKGCVFGAKFRPGGFYPFIQQPVSSLAGSPLDIREIFDVDGAAMEELLLSQEGGAAMVELAERIIKPKLPVQDESVTLINQMVDWIIAQRDATKVDQLCTVFHINKRSLQRLFDQYVGVSPKWVIQLYRLQNAAEMLDRNPSHDWTQLSLELGYHDQSHFIKDFKAVIGVTPQEYVRK